The proteins below are encoded in one region of Oncorhynchus kisutch isolate 150728-3 linkage group LG14, Okis_V2, whole genome shotgun sequence:
- the LOC109904288 gene encoding DNA (cytosine-5)-methyltransferase 3A-like isoform X7: protein MLVNDVEQKEDGGDTAKKQGVGGPGTGRLRGSVSLRQRPIPRVTFQAGDPYYISKRTREEWLAKWKMEAEKKAQLVSVLNLMEDHEEMEPEPQQKEEVSVITPHQQQQQQQQPTDPASPTVATTPEPVPMAGGDKTSPKTADTEPEYEDGRDFGIGELVWGKLRGFSWWPGRIVSWWMTGRSRAAEGTRWVMWFGDGKFSVVCVEKLLPFSSFSNAFHQPTFIKQPMYKKAIYEVLQVASTRAGKAFLACPESDETDTSKSVDLHNNQMIDWAMTGFQPTGPKGLEPPEEERNPYKEVYPDVWVEPEAAAYTPPPAKKPRKSTAVEKPKVKEMIDEGTRERLVYEVRQKCRSIEDICISCGSLNVSREHPLFAGGMCQSCKNCFLECAYQYDDDGYQSYCTICCGGREVLMCGNNNCCRCFCVECVDLLVGPGAAQIAIKEDPWCCYMCEKGQKGVFGLLERHTDWPCRLQHFFANNHDQDFEQPKLYPPVMAEKRQPIRVLSLFDGIATGLLVLKELGIQVERYVASEVCEDSITVGIVRHQGRIMYVGDVRNVTRKHLHEWGPFDLVIGGSPCNDLSIVNPARKGLYEGTGRLFFEFYRLLHEARPKEGDNRPFFWLFENVVAMGVSDKRDISRFLECNPVMIDAKEVTAAHRARYFWGNLPGMNRPLTAMFTDRLDLQDCLEHGRTAKFGKVRTITTRSNSIKQGKDQHFPVFMNEKEDILWCTEMERVFGFPVHYTDVSNMSRLARQRLLGRSWSVPVIRHLFAPLKEYFACV, encoded by the exons GCAGAGAAAAAAGCCCAACTGGTGTCAGTGTTGAACTTAATGGAGGACCATGAGGAGATGGAGCCTGAGCCACAACAGAAAGAAGAGGTGTCAGTCATCACACCCcaccagcaacaacaacaacaacagcagcccACGGACCCAGCGTCCCCGACTGTGGCCACCACACCTGAACCTGTCCCCATGGCAGGAGGGGACAAGACATCTCCCAAGACTGCCGATACTGAGCCGGAGTACGAG GACGGGCGGGATTTCGGCATTGGGGAGCTGGTGTGGGGAAAGCTGAGGGGGTTTTCCTGGTGGCCTGGTCGTATTGTCTCCTGGTGGATGACCGGACGCAGCCGAGCTGCCGAGGGGACACGATGGGTCATGTGGTTCGGTGACGGAAAATTCTCAGTG GTGTGTGTAGAGAAACTGTTGCCTTTCAGTTCCTTCTCCAACGCCTTCCATCAGCCCACCTTCATCAAGCAGCCCATGTATAAGAAAGCCATCTACGAGGTGCTACAG GTGGCTAGCACCCGTGCAGGCAAAGCCTTCCTTGCCTGTCCAGAGAGCGATGAGACAGACACCTCCAAGTCAGTGGATCTACACAACAACCAGATGATAGATTGGGCTATGACAGGCTTCCAACCCACTGGGCCCAAGGGCCTAGAGCCACCAGAAG AGGAGCGTAACCCATATAAGGAGGTGTACCCTGACGTCTGGGTGGAGCCAGAGGCGGCAGCCTACACGCCCCCTCCAGCCAAAAAGCCTCGCAAAAGCACAGCAGTCGAGAAACCCAAGGTCAAGGAGATGATTGATGAGGGGACGAGAG agAGACTCGTGTATGAAGTGAGACAGAAGTGCAGAAGCATAGAGG aCATCTGCATCTCCTGTGGAAGTTTGAATGTTTCCCGTGAACACCCCCTGTTTGCTGGAGGAATGTGCCAGAGCTGTAAG AACTGCTTTCTAGAATGTGCATATCAGTATGATGACGATGGTTACCAGTCATACTGCACCATCTGCTGTGGGGGACGAGAGGTTCTCATGTGTGGGAACAACAACTGCTGCAG GTGTTTCTGTGTAGAGTGTGTTGACCTACTTGTGGGGCCAGGTGCAGCACAGATAGCTATAAAAGAGGATCCCTGGTGCTGCTACATGTGTGAGAAGGGCCAGAAGGGAGTGTTCGGCCTGCTGGAGCGTCACACTGATTGGCCCTGCCGTCTACAGCACTTCTTCGCTAACAATCACGACCAGGATTTT GAACAACCAAAGCTTTACCCTCCAGTCATGGCAGAGAAGAGACAACCTATTCGTGTCCTGTCACTGTTTGACGGCATAGCAACAG GTCTGCTGGTGCTAAAGGAGCTGGGTATCCAGGTGGAGCGCTATGTGGCGTCGGAGGTGTGTGAGGACTCTATCACGGTGGGCATCGTCAGGCATCAGGGACGCATCATGTACGTGGGCGACGTGAGGAACGTCACACGCAAACAT TTACACGAGTGGGGGCCCTTTGACTTAGTGATTGGTGGAAGTCCGTGTAACGACCTCTCTATTGTCAACCCAGCTAGGAAGGGTCTTTATG aGGGCACTGGTCGGCTGTTCTTTGAGTTCTACCGCCTGCTGCACGAGGCTCGGCCCAAAGAGGGCGACAACCGGCCGTTCTTCTGGCTCTTTGAAAACGTGGTGGCAATGGGCGTCAGTGACAAGAGGGACATCTCTCGCTTTCTAGAG TGTAACCCGGTGATGATCGATGCCAAGGAGGTGACTGCTGCCCATCGTGCTCGCTACTTCTGGGGCAACCTGCCTGGCATGAACAG GCCCTTGACGGCCATGTTCACTGACAGACTAGACCTTCAGGACTGTTTGGAGCACGGCAGAACAGCGAAG TTTGGCAAAGTGAGGACCATCACCACTCGCTCTAATTCCATTAAGCAGGGTAAAGACCAGCACTTTCCCGTCTTCATGAACGAGAAGGAGGACATTCTTTGGTGcactgagatggagag GGTGTTTGGCTTCCCAGTCCATTACACAGACGTGTCCAACATGAGTCGGCTGGCCAGGCAAAGGCTTCTGGGAAGGTCGTGGAGTGTACCGGTCATCCGACACTTGTTTGCACCACTCAAAGAATATTTTGCCTGCGTTTAA
- the LOC109904288 gene encoding DNA (cytosine-5)-methyltransferase 3A-like isoform X6 yields the protein MLVNDVEQKEDGGDTAKKQGVGGPGTGRLRGSVSLRQRPIPRVTFQAGDPYYISKRTREEWLAKWKMEAEKKAQLVSVLNLMEDHEEMEPEPQQKEEVSVITPHQQQQQQQQPTDPASPTVATTPEPVPMAGGDKTSPKTADTEPEYEDGRDFGIGELVWGKLRGFSWWPGRIVSWWMTGRSRAAEGTRWVMWFGDGKFSVVCVEKLLPFSSFSNAFHQPTFIKQPMYKKAIYEVLQVASTRAGKAFLACPESDETDTSKSVDLHNNQMIDWAMTGFQPTGPKGLEPPEEERNPYKEVYPDVWVEPEAAAYTPPPAKKPRKSTAVEKPKVKEMIDEGTRERLVYEVRQKCRSIEDICISCGSLNVSREHPLFAGGMCQSCKNCFLECAYQYDDDGYQSYCTICCGGREVLMCGNNNCCRCFCVECVDLLVGPGAAQIAIKEDPWCCYMCEKGQKGVFGLLERHTDWPCRLQHFFANNHDQDFEQPKLYPPVMAEKRQPIRVLSLFDGIATGLLVLKELGIQVERYVASEVCEDSITVGIVRHQGRIMYVGDVRNVTRKHLHEWGPFDLVIGGSPCNDLSIVNPARKGLYEGTGRLFFEFYRLLHEARPKEGDNRPFFWLFENVVAMGVSDKRDISRFLECNPVMIDAKEVTAAHRARYFWGNLPGMNRLVRERPLTAMFTDRLDLQDCLEHGRTAKFGKVRTITTRSNSIKQGKDQHFPVFMNEKEDILWCTEMERVFGFPVHYTDVSNMSRLARQRLLGRSWSVPVIRHLFAPLKEYFACV from the exons GCAGAGAAAAAAGCCCAACTGGTGTCAGTGTTGAACTTAATGGAGGACCATGAGGAGATGGAGCCTGAGCCACAACAGAAAGAAGAGGTGTCAGTCATCACACCCcaccagcaacaacaacaacaacagcagcccACGGACCCAGCGTCCCCGACTGTGGCCACCACACCTGAACCTGTCCCCATGGCAGGAGGGGACAAGACATCTCCCAAGACTGCCGATACTGAGCCGGAGTACGAG GACGGGCGGGATTTCGGCATTGGGGAGCTGGTGTGGGGAAAGCTGAGGGGGTTTTCCTGGTGGCCTGGTCGTATTGTCTCCTGGTGGATGACCGGACGCAGCCGAGCTGCCGAGGGGACACGATGGGTCATGTGGTTCGGTGACGGAAAATTCTCAGTG GTGTGTGTAGAGAAACTGTTGCCTTTCAGTTCCTTCTCCAACGCCTTCCATCAGCCCACCTTCATCAAGCAGCCCATGTATAAGAAAGCCATCTACGAGGTGCTACAG GTGGCTAGCACCCGTGCAGGCAAAGCCTTCCTTGCCTGTCCAGAGAGCGATGAGACAGACACCTCCAAGTCAGTGGATCTACACAACAACCAGATGATAGATTGGGCTATGACAGGCTTCCAACCCACTGGGCCCAAGGGCCTAGAGCCACCAGAAG AGGAGCGTAACCCATATAAGGAGGTGTACCCTGACGTCTGGGTGGAGCCAGAGGCGGCAGCCTACACGCCCCCTCCAGCCAAAAAGCCTCGCAAAAGCACAGCAGTCGAGAAACCCAAGGTCAAGGAGATGATTGATGAGGGGACGAGAG agAGACTCGTGTATGAAGTGAGACAGAAGTGCAGAAGCATAGAGG aCATCTGCATCTCCTGTGGAAGTTTGAATGTTTCCCGTGAACACCCCCTGTTTGCTGGAGGAATGTGCCAGAGCTGTAAG AACTGCTTTCTAGAATGTGCATATCAGTATGATGACGATGGTTACCAGTCATACTGCACCATCTGCTGTGGGGGACGAGAGGTTCTCATGTGTGGGAACAACAACTGCTGCAG GTGTTTCTGTGTAGAGTGTGTTGACCTACTTGTGGGGCCAGGTGCAGCACAGATAGCTATAAAAGAGGATCCCTGGTGCTGCTACATGTGTGAGAAGGGCCAGAAGGGAGTGTTCGGCCTGCTGGAGCGTCACACTGATTGGCCCTGCCGTCTACAGCACTTCTTCGCTAACAATCACGACCAGGATTTT GAACAACCAAAGCTTTACCCTCCAGTCATGGCAGAGAAGAGACAACCTATTCGTGTCCTGTCACTGTTTGACGGCATAGCAACAG GTCTGCTGGTGCTAAAGGAGCTGGGTATCCAGGTGGAGCGCTATGTGGCGTCGGAGGTGTGTGAGGACTCTATCACGGTGGGCATCGTCAGGCATCAGGGACGCATCATGTACGTGGGCGACGTGAGGAACGTCACACGCAAACAT TTACACGAGTGGGGGCCCTTTGACTTAGTGATTGGTGGAAGTCCGTGTAACGACCTCTCTATTGTCAACCCAGCTAGGAAGGGTCTTTATG aGGGCACTGGTCGGCTGTTCTTTGAGTTCTACCGCCTGCTGCACGAGGCTCGGCCCAAAGAGGGCGACAACCGGCCGTTCTTCTGGCTCTTTGAAAACGTGGTGGCAATGGGCGTCAGTGACAAGAGGGACATCTCTCGCTTTCTAGAG TGTAACCCGGTGATGATCGATGCCAAGGAGGTGACTGCTGCCCATCGTGCTCGCTACTTCTGGGGCAACCTGCCTGGCATGAACAGGTTGGTGAGAGAACG GCCCTTGACGGCCATGTTCACTGACAGACTAGACCTTCAGGACTGTTTGGAGCACGGCAGAACAGCGAAG TTTGGCAAAGTGAGGACCATCACCACTCGCTCTAATTCCATTAAGCAGGGTAAAGACCAGCACTTTCCCGTCTTCATGAACGAGAAGGAGGACATTCTTTGGTGcactgagatggagag GGTGTTTGGCTTCCCAGTCCATTACACAGACGTGTCCAACATGAGTCGGCTGGCCAGGCAAAGGCTTCTGGGAAGGTCGTGGAGTGTACCGGTCATCCGACACTTGTTTGCACCACTCAAAGAATATTTTGCCTGCGTTTAA